A window from Streptomyces subrutilus encodes these proteins:
- a CDS encoding aldehyde dehydrogenase family protein, translating into MSDVLEVLNPATEETVAVVPAATRDDVDAAVARAAAAQRSWAAASPADRARLLRRFAAAVDGHVEELAALEVREAGHTIGNARWEAGNVRDLLDFAAGGVERLSGRQIPVAGGIDVTFLEPLGVIGVIAPWNFPLPIAAWGLAPALAAGNAVILKPAETTPLTALRLAAIALEAGLPEHLFQVLPGRGAVAGDALVEHPGVAKIVFTGSTRVGKQIMAKCADRVKRVTLELGGKSPNIVFADADLEAAAAAAPMAFLDNTGQDCCARTRILVQRTVHDRFLDLLAPAVEAVVVGDPADEKTQMGPLISRAQRERVRSYVTDDLTTVRGAAPQGPGFWYPPTLVTDVDPAAPVAVEEVFGPVAVLLPFEDEEDAVRLANATAYGLSGSLWTRDIGRALRVSRAVAAGNLSVNSHSSVRYWTPFGGYKQSGLGRELGPDALTAFTETKNVFISTEA; encoded by the coding sequence GTGTCCGATGTGCTGGAAGTCCTGAATCCGGCCACCGAGGAAACCGTCGCCGTCGTCCCGGCCGCCACACGGGACGACGTCGACGCCGCCGTCGCCCGGGCCGCCGCCGCCCAGCGCTCCTGGGCCGCCGCGTCCCCCGCCGACCGGGCCCGGCTGCTGCGCCGCTTCGCCGCCGCCGTCGACGGCCACGTCGAGGAACTGGCCGCCCTGGAGGTCCGGGAGGCCGGCCACACCATCGGCAACGCCCGCTGGGAGGCCGGCAACGTGCGCGACCTCCTCGACTTCGCGGCCGGCGGCGTCGAACGGCTCTCCGGCCGCCAGATCCCCGTCGCCGGCGGCATCGACGTCACCTTCCTCGAACCCCTCGGTGTCATCGGCGTGATCGCCCCCTGGAACTTCCCCCTGCCGATCGCCGCCTGGGGCCTCGCCCCGGCCCTCGCCGCCGGCAACGCCGTCATCCTCAAGCCCGCCGAGACCACCCCGCTCACCGCCCTGCGCCTCGCCGCCATCGCCCTCGAAGCCGGCCTGCCCGAGCACCTCTTCCAGGTGCTCCCCGGCCGCGGCGCGGTCGCGGGCGACGCGCTCGTCGAACACCCCGGCGTGGCGAAGATCGTGTTCACCGGCTCCACCCGCGTCGGCAAGCAGATCATGGCCAAGTGCGCCGACCGGGTGAAGCGCGTCACCCTCGAACTCGGCGGCAAGAGCCCCAACATCGTCTTCGCCGACGCCGACCTCGAAGCCGCGGCCGCCGCCGCCCCCATGGCCTTCCTCGACAACACCGGCCAGGACTGCTGCGCCCGCACCCGCATCCTCGTCCAGCGCACCGTCCACGACCGGTTCCTCGACCTGCTCGCCCCCGCCGTCGAAGCCGTGGTCGTCGGCGACCCGGCCGACGAGAAGACCCAGATGGGGCCGCTGATCTCCCGGGCCCAGCGGGAACGCGTCCGCTCCTACGTCACCGACGACCTCACCACCGTCCGCGGCGCCGCACCGCAGGGCCCCGGCTTCTGGTACCCGCCCACCCTCGTCACCGACGTGGACCCGGCGGCGCCCGTCGCCGTCGAGGAGGTCTTCGGGCCCGTCGCCGTCCTTCTGCCCTTCGAGGACGAGGAGGACGCCGTACGCCTGGCCAACGCGACCGCGTACGGCCTCTCCGGTTCCCTGTGGACCCGCGACATCGGCCGCGCCCTGCGCGTCTCGCGGGCCGTGGCCGCGGGCAACCTGTCGGTGAACTCCCACTCCAGCGTCCGCTACTGGACCCCCTTCGGCGGCTACAAGCAGTCCGGACTCGGCCGCGAGCTCGGACCCGACGCCCTCACCGCTTTCACCGAGACCAAGAACGTCTTCATCAGCACGGAGGCCTGA
- a CDS encoding 3-oxoacyl-ACP reductase — translation MTDRTEETICRRLVGRTAVITGAGSGIGLATARRLASEGAHVVCADIDPVAGKAAAEEVGGLFVQVDVTDKDQVDALFKTAHDTYGSVDIAFNNAGISPADDDSILLTELDAWKRVQDVNLTSVYLCCKAALPYMRAQKRGSIINTASFVALMGAATSQISYTASKGGVLAMSRELGVQFAREGIRVNALCPGPVNTPLLRELFAKDPERAARRLVHIPVGRFAEPTEIAAAVAFLASDDSSFVNAADFVVDGGIAGAYVTPL, via the coding sequence ATGACCGACCGCACCGAAGAGACCATCTGCCGCCGCCTCGTCGGCCGCACCGCCGTCATCACCGGAGCCGGCAGCGGCATCGGCCTGGCCACGGCCCGCCGGCTCGCCTCCGAAGGCGCCCACGTGGTCTGCGCCGACATCGACCCGGTCGCCGGCAAGGCCGCGGCCGAGGAGGTCGGCGGGCTCTTCGTCCAGGTGGACGTCACCGACAAGGACCAGGTCGACGCCCTCTTCAAGACGGCCCACGACACCTACGGCTCCGTCGACATCGCCTTCAACAACGCCGGCATCTCGCCCGCCGACGACGACTCGATCCTCCTCACCGAGCTCGACGCCTGGAAGCGCGTCCAGGACGTCAACCTCACCTCCGTCTACCTCTGCTGCAAGGCCGCCCTGCCCTACATGCGGGCCCAGAAGCGCGGCTCCATCATCAACACCGCCTCCTTCGTGGCCCTGATGGGCGCCGCGACCTCCCAGATCTCCTACACCGCCTCCAAGGGCGGCGTCCTTGCGATGTCCCGCGAACTCGGCGTGCAGTTCGCCCGCGAGGGCATCCGCGTCAACGCCCTGTGCCCCGGGCCGGTCAACACCCCGCTGCTGCGGGAGCTGTTCGCCAAGGACCCCGAGCGCGCCGCCCGCCGCCTCGTGCACATCCCCGTCGGCCGGTTCGCCGAGCCCACCGAGATCGCCGCCGCCGTCGCCTTCCTCGCCAGCGACGACTCCTCCTTCGTCAACGCCGCCGACTTCGTCGTCGACGGCGGCATCGCCGGCGCGTACGTGACCCCCCTGTAG
- a CDS encoding MerR family transcriptional regulator has translation MDATTLHSIGELSRRTGLSVRTIRFYSDAGVVAPTTRSPAGHRLYDPDALLRLELLRTLRELGMDLATIRRVLDRELAVADVAAAHAEALDLRIRVLQLRRSVLRVVAGRGSSTEEAQLMHRLTQLTGAQRRALIDDFTDGTFGTADADPAAAAMVRAATPDLPDDPSPEQVAAWVELAELVGDEDFRARMRRTAGYRATGRPLGIESAVGGELAEFTRRTVAEAMESGIDPLGDRGQAVVDDLVRRFAEVLARTPDTAFRDWMARRFGEAHDPRVDRYWRLVWIVNGWQTVADLYPVYPWLVRALRNDRDAGPPR, from the coding sequence ATGGACGCCACGACCCTCCACTCGATCGGGGAGCTCTCCCGGCGGACCGGCCTGTCCGTGCGGACCATCCGGTTCTACTCCGATGCGGGGGTGGTGGCGCCGACCACCCGCAGTCCCGCCGGCCACCGGCTCTACGACCCCGACGCACTGCTCCGTCTCGAACTCCTGCGCACCCTGCGCGAGCTGGGCATGGACCTGGCCACGATCCGACGGGTCCTCGACCGGGAGCTCGCGGTGGCGGACGTCGCCGCGGCGCACGCCGAGGCCCTGGACCTCCGGATCCGGGTCCTGCAACTGCGCCGGAGCGTCCTGCGCGTCGTGGCCGGCCGCGGATCCAGTACCGAGGAGGCCCAGCTCATGCACAGGCTCACACAGCTGACCGGCGCGCAACGCCGAGCTCTGATCGACGACTTCACGGACGGCACCTTCGGCACGGCGGACGCCGACCCGGCCGCGGCGGCCATGGTGCGCGCCGCCACCCCCGACCTCCCCGATGACCCGTCACCCGAGCAGGTCGCCGCGTGGGTGGAGCTCGCCGAGCTGGTCGGCGACGAGGACTTCCGCGCCCGGATGCGCCGGACGGCCGGGTACCGGGCCACCGGGCGCCCGCTCGGCATCGAGAGCGCCGTCGGCGGGGAACTGGCCGAGTTCACCCGCCGGACGGTGGCCGAGGCCATGGAGTCCGGCATCGACCCGCTCGGCGACCGGGGCCAAGCCGTCGTCGACGACCTCGTGCGGCGCTTCGCCGAGGTGCTCGCGCGCACCCCCGACACCGCGTTCCGGGACTGGATGGCCCGGCGGTTCGGCGAGGCGCACGACCCCCGGGTGGACCGGTACTGGCGGCTGGTGTGGATCGTCAACGGCTGGCAGACGGTGGCGGACCTGTACCCGGTGTACCCCTGGCTCGTCCGGGCCCTGCGCAACGACCGGGACGCCGGACCGCCGCGGTGA
- a CDS encoding amino acid deaminase/aldolase, producing the protein MNSPAADRARYDRATAHLDAPLAVVDLDAFDANADDLVRRAGGKPVRVASKSVRCRALLERVLARPGFAGIMSYTLAESLWLARSGFEDVLLAYPSADRAGFGELAGDPKLAAAVTVMVDDPAQLELIDGARAGGAEEVRVCLELDTALHLFGGRVRVGARRSPLREPERLAALARQVSARPGFRVVGLMGYEGHVAGVGDALAGRPLRSRAIRLMQGAARRELAARRAEAVRAVRAVVPDLEFVNGGGTGSVQQTAAEEAVTEIAAGSGLYVPRLFDNYTSFRGRPAALFAQPVVRRPGVGVVTVLGGGYPASGAPGPDRLPVPYLPQGLRYDPQEGAGEVQTPLLGAPADDLLIGDRVWFRHAKAGELCERFDALHLVEGDRVTATAPTYRGEGRTFL; encoded by the coding sequence ATGAACTCCCCCGCTGCCGACCGGGCCCGGTACGACCGGGCGACCGCGCACCTCGACGCGCCGCTGGCCGTCGTCGACCTCGACGCGTTCGACGCCAACGCCGACGACCTGGTGCGCCGCGCGGGCGGGAAGCCGGTCCGGGTCGCGAGCAAGTCCGTCCGGTGCCGGGCGCTCCTGGAACGGGTGCTGGCCCGGCCGGGGTTCGCCGGCATCATGTCGTACACCCTCGCCGAGTCGCTGTGGCTGGCCCGGTCCGGTTTCGAGGACGTCCTGCTGGCCTATCCGTCGGCGGACCGGGCCGGTTTCGGCGAGCTGGCGGGCGATCCCAAGCTGGCGGCGGCGGTGACGGTGATGGTGGACGATCCGGCCCAGCTGGAGCTGATCGACGGGGCGCGTGCGGGCGGCGCCGAGGAGGTGCGGGTCTGCTTGGAACTGGACACGGCGCTGCACCTGTTCGGCGGCCGGGTGCGGGTGGGTGCCCGCCGGTCGCCGCTGCGCGAGCCGGAGCGGTTGGCCGCGCTGGCCCGGCAGGTGTCGGCGCGGCCCGGCTTCCGGGTGGTGGGGCTGATGGGGTACGAGGGGCACGTCGCGGGGGTCGGGGACGCGCTGGCCGGGCGGCCGCTGCGCTCGCGGGCCATCCGGCTGATGCAGGGCGCGGCTCGCCGGGAGCTCGCGGCCCGGCGCGCGGAGGCGGTACGGGCGGTCCGCGCGGTGGTGCCGGACCTGGAGTTCGTCAACGGCGGCGGGACGGGCAGCGTGCAGCAGACCGCGGCCGAGGAGGCGGTGACGGAGATCGCCGCCGGTTCCGGTCTGTACGTGCCGCGGTTGTTCGACAACTACACCTCCTTCCGGGGCCGGCCCGCGGCGCTGTTCGCCCAGCCCGTGGTCCGGCGGCCCGGGGTCGGGGTCGTGACGGTGCTGGGCGGCGGCTACCCGGCGTCGGGCGCCCCGGGCCCGGACCGGCTGCCGGTCCCCTACCTGCCGCAGGGGCTGCGCTACGACCCGCAGGAGGGGGCGGGCGAGGTGCAGACCCCGCTGCTGGGCGCGCCGGCGGACGACCTGCTGATCGGGGACCGGGTGTGGTTCCGGCACGCCAAGGCGGGCGAGCTGTGCGAACGCTTCGACGCGCTGCACCTGGTCGAGGGCGACCGGGTGACGGCCACCGCCCCGACCTACCGGGGCGAGGGCCGCACGTTCCTCTAG
- the mycP gene encoding type VII secretion-associated serine protease mycosin — MSRRDRPVRRPRPAAPVPGPAPRRITGRAAAVLAAGALLAVAAAAPAAADGIRDRQWGLLTLRAEEAWGTTRGDGITVAVLDTGVDDSHPDLAGQVLAGTDLIGAGAGRGDRAWARHGTAMAGIIAGHGHGPQRGQGVLGVAPQARILPVRVILEEGDPGRAKARESKGGALAEGIRWAADHGADVINMSLGDDSDSAHHEAGEDEAVQYALAKGVVVVASAGNGGGSGDRVSYPAAYPGVIAVTAVDRRGRKAPFSTRNWYATVSAPGVDVVIADPDRSYYEGWGTSAAAAFVSGAVALIRAAHPDLSPAQVKKLLEDTAANSPEGGRDDARGHGTVDTAAALQAAESLRPEPPVPAPAPAGQPYFGPGPEPVRPPERGARLGPPEAAVGGAALLALAAVLARRPRRGPRGGDGAAFEHSRVG; from the coding sequence ATGAGCCGCCGCGACCGGCCCGTCCGCCGCCCCCGCCCCGCCGCACCCGTACCCGGGCCCGCACCCCGGCGGATCACCGGGCGCGCCGCGGCCGTGCTGGCCGCCGGGGCGCTCCTCGCGGTCGCCGCCGCGGCCCCCGCCGCCGCGGACGGCATCCGGGACCGCCAGTGGGGCCTGCTGACCCTGCGCGCCGAGGAGGCCTGGGGCACCACCCGGGGCGACGGGATCACCGTCGCCGTCCTCGACACGGGCGTCGACGACTCCCACCCCGACCTCGCCGGCCAGGTCCTCGCCGGCACCGACCTCATCGGCGCCGGCGCGGGCCGGGGCGACCGGGCCTGGGCCCGCCACGGCACCGCCATGGCCGGGATCATCGCCGGCCACGGGCACGGGCCCCAGCGCGGCCAGGGCGTTCTCGGCGTCGCACCGCAGGCCAGGATCCTGCCGGTCCGGGTGATCCTGGAGGAGGGCGACCCGGGCCGGGCCAAGGCCCGCGAGAGCAAGGGCGGCGCGCTCGCCGAGGGCATCCGCTGGGCGGCCGACCACGGCGCCGACGTGATCAACATGTCGCTCGGCGACGACAGCGACTCCGCCCACCACGAGGCGGGCGAGGACGAGGCCGTCCAGTACGCCCTCGCCAAGGGCGTGGTCGTCGTCGCCTCGGCGGGCAACGGCGGCGGATCGGGCGACCGCGTCTCCTACCCCGCCGCCTACCCCGGGGTGATCGCGGTCACCGCCGTCGACCGCCGGGGCCGCAAGGCGCCGTTCTCCACCCGCAACTGGTACGCCACCGTCAGCGCCCCCGGCGTGGACGTGGTCATCGCCGACCCGGACCGCTCCTACTACGAGGGCTGGGGCACCAGCGCGGCCGCCGCCTTCGTCTCCGGCGCGGTGGCCCTGATCCGGGCCGCGCATCCGGACCTCTCCCCGGCGCAGGTCAAGAAGCTGCTGGAGGACACCGCGGCGAACAGCCCGGAGGGCGGCCGCGACGACGCCCGCGGCCACGGCACCGTCGACACCGCGGCCGCCCTCCAGGCCGCAGAGTCACTGCGGCCCGAGCCGCCGGTGCCCGCGCCCGCCCCGGCCGGGCAGCCGTACTTCGGCCCGGGCCCGGAACCGGTCCGCCCGCCCGAGCGCGGCGCCCGGCTCGGTCCCCCGGAGGCCGCGGTCGGCGGGGCGGCGCTGCTCGCGCTGGCGGCCGTACTGGCCCGGCGCCCGCGCCGGGGCCCCAGGGGCGGGGACGGTGCAGCGTTCGAGCACAGTAGGGTCGGGTAA
- a CDS encoding SseB family protein, protein MANKNIPDPGFSDDDGSADPRLTAALAAWSRDRGAEPEVLAALRGARLLVPVVAVLGEVETDPETGLRREKTSDMAVPTLRAGDRRALPAFTSTAALALWDPAARPVAVPLHQALAAVAHEKADTLVLDLAGPVTYQLTGSALLALAEGRADAGPAADPAVREAVRAVVAADGAVLRAHLGPAGADADGTLAVVLAGGPAQAPATARRVAEALAADETLRARLVRGLDLAVLPEDAPAPSGEPLFSR, encoded by the coding sequence ATGGCGAACAAGAACATTCCCGACCCCGGCTTCTCCGACGACGACGGCTCGGCCGATCCCCGGCTGACCGCGGCCCTGGCCGCCTGGTCCCGGGACCGCGGCGCCGAGCCCGAGGTGCTGGCCGCCCTGCGCGGCGCCCGCCTGCTGGTGCCGGTCGTCGCCGTCCTCGGCGAGGTCGAGACGGACCCGGAGACGGGCCTGCGGCGCGAGAAGACCAGCGACATGGCGGTCCCGACCCTGCGGGCGGGCGACCGGCGGGCCCTGCCCGCCTTCACCTCCACGGCCGCGCTGGCGCTCTGGGACCCGGCGGCCCGGCCGGTGGCGGTGCCCCTGCACCAGGCGCTGGCCGCCGTCGCGCACGAGAAGGCCGACACCCTGGTCCTGGACCTGGCCGGCCCGGTCACCTACCAGCTGACCGGCTCCGCCCTGCTGGCGCTGGCCGAAGGCCGCGCGGACGCCGGTCCGGCGGCCGACCCCGCCGTACGGGAGGCCGTACGGGCCGTCGTGGCCGCGGACGGCGCGGTGCTGCGGGCCCACCTCGGCCCGGCCGGCGCGGACGCCGACGGCACCCTCGCGGTGGTGCTGGCGGGCGGTCCGGCGCAGGCTCCCGCGACGGCCCGCCGGGTCGCCGAGGCCCTCGCGGCGGACGAGACGCTGCGGGCCCGGCTGGTGCGCGGGCTGGACCTGGCCGTCCTGCCCGAGGACGCCCCGGCGCCGTCCGGCGAGCCGCTGTTCAGCCGCTGA
- a CDS encoding DUF1844 domain-containing protein codes for MTDATPSFDPAADGAPDYDAMTRDIADVPAVEVITTVAVHLLSAAAVNLGLDKPDSPHKDLDEARKLITALAGLVTASATEISSFHAAPLRDGLKSLQLAFREASIVPDEPGQGPGEKYTGPVFG; via the coding sequence ATGACTGACGCGACACCTTCCTTCGACCCCGCTGCCGACGGCGCCCCCGATTACGACGCCATGACCCGCGACATCGCGGACGTGCCCGCCGTCGAGGTGATCACCACGGTGGCCGTGCACCTGCTGAGCGCCGCGGCGGTCAACCTGGGCCTGGACAAGCCCGACTCCCCGCACAAGGACCTCGACGAGGCCCGCAAGCTGATCACGGCCCTGGCCGGCCTGGTGACCGCGAGCGCCACGGAGATCAGCTCCTTCCACGCCGCCCCGCTGCGCGACGGCCTGAAGTCCCTCCAGCTCGCCTTCCGCGAGGCCTCGATCGTCCCGGACGAGCCGGGTCAGGGCCCGGGCGAGAAGTACACCGGGCCGGTCTTCGGCTGA
- the infC gene encoding translation initiation factor IF-3 → MWCYRGGSISTEPRINDRIRVPEVRLVGPSGEQVGIVPLAKALELAQEYDLDLVEVAASARPPVCKLMDYGKFKYESAMKAREARKNQAHTVIKEMKLRPKIDPHDYDTKKGHVVRFLKQGDKVKITIMFRGREQSRPELGYRLLQRLASDVEDLGFIESNPKQDGRNMIMVLGPHKKKTEAMAEAREAQAARKAERQGVAPTDDEAPFEDAPAEVEAAEATEAAADEAPADEANAEA, encoded by the coding sequence GTGTGGTGCTACCGAGGAGGATCCATCAGCACCGAGCCCCGCATCAACGACCGGATTCGCGTTCCCGAGGTACGACTCGTCGGTCCCAGCGGCGAGCAGGTCGGCATCGTGCCGCTTGCCAAGGCGCTTGAGCTCGCGCAGGAGTACGACCTCGACCTGGTCGAGGTCGCGGCGTCCGCACGCCCGCCGGTCTGCAAGCTCATGGACTACGGCAAGTTCAAGTACGAGTCGGCCATGAAGGCCCGTGAGGCGCGCAAGAACCAGGCGCACACGGTCATCAAGGAAATGAAGCTCCGGCCGAAGATCGACCCGCACGACTATGACACCAAGAAGGGTCACGTCGTTCGGTTCCTCAAGCAGGGCGACAAGGTCAAGATCACGATCATGTTCCGCGGTCGCGAGCAGTCCCGGCCGGAACTCGGCTACCGACTGCTGCAGCGCCTGGCTTCGGACGTCGAGGACCTCGGGTTCATCGAGTCGAACCCGAAGCAGGACGGCCGAAACATGATCATGGTTCTCGGTCCGCACAAGAAGAAGACCGAGGCGATGGCCGAAGCCCGCGAGGCGCAGGCCGCCCGCAAGGCCGAGCGCCAGGGTGTCGCCCCGACCGACGACGAGGCTCCTTTCGAGGACGCTCCGGCCGAGGTCGAGGCCGCCGAGGCCACCGAGGCCGCCGCCGACGAGGCGCCTGCCGACGAGGCGAACGCCGAGGCCTGA
- the rpmI gene encoding 50S ribosomal protein L35, with product MPKNKTHSGSKKRFKITGSGKVLRERAGKRHLLEHKSSRVTRRLTGTAEMAPGDAAKIKKLLGK from the coding sequence ATGCCGAAGAACAAGACGCACAGCGGTTCCAAGAAGCGCTTCAAGATCACCGGCTCCGGCAAGGTGCTCCGTGAGCGCGCCGGCAAGCGCCACCTGCTCGAGCACAAGTCGTCCCGTGTCACCCGCCGCCTGACCGGCACCGCGGAGATGGCCCCCGGCGACGCCGCGAAGATCAAGAAGCTTCTCGGCAAGTGA
- the rplT gene encoding 50S ribosomal protein L20, whose translation MARVKRAVNAHKKRRAILEAASGYRGQRSRLYRKAKEQVTHSLVYNFNDRKKRKGDFRQLWIQRINAAARQNGMTYNRLIQGLKAANIEVDRKILAELAVNDANAFAALVEVAQKALPADVNAPKAAA comes from the coding sequence GTGGCACGCGTCAAGCGGGCAGTAAACGCCCACAAGAAGCGCCGGGCGATCCTCGAGGCGGCCTCCGGCTACCGCGGTCAGCGTTCGCGCCTGTACCGCAAGGCCAAGGAGCAGGTCACCCACTCGCTGGTCTACAACTTCAACGACCGCAAGAAGCGCAAGGGCGACTTCCGTCAGCTGTGGATCCAGCGCATCAACGCCGCTGCCCGCCAGAACGGCATGACGTACAACCGCCTCATCCAGGGTCTGAAGGCCGCCAACATCGAGGTGGACCGCAAGATCCTCGCGGAGCTGGCCGTCAACGACGCCAACGCGTTCGCCGCGCTCGTCGAGGTCGCGCAGAAGGCGCTCCCGGCCGACGTCAACGCCCCCAAGGCCGCTGCCTAA
- a CDS encoding TrmH family RNA methyltransferase, translating to MGTPAELISPRSPRVAAARRLARRNFRTKERRFIAEGPQAVREAVEHRGSGGGTTLIELFATVEAAERHSGIVDAALAAGVRVHHASDEVLAEVSQTVTPQGLVGVCHFLDSPFEEILAARPRLVAVLAHVRDPGNAGTVLRCADAAGADAVVLTDASVDLYNPKSVRASVGSLFHLPVAVGVPVEQAVAGLRAAGVRILAADGAGEDDLDAELDAGTMGTPSAWVFGNEAWGLPEETRALADAVVRVPIHGKAESLNLATAAAVCLYASARAQRAPGGCRSVTPS from the coding sequence ATGGGCACCCCCGCCGAGCTGATCTCCCCCCGTTCCCCGCGGGTGGCCGCCGCCAGGCGACTGGCGCGGCGCAACTTCCGCACCAAGGAGCGCCGGTTCATCGCCGAGGGCCCGCAGGCGGTCCGCGAGGCCGTCGAGCACCGCGGCTCCGGCGGCGGGACGACCCTGATCGAGCTGTTCGCGACCGTCGAGGCCGCCGAGCGCCACAGCGGGATCGTCGACGCGGCGCTGGCCGCGGGCGTCCGGGTGCACCACGCCTCCGACGAGGTGCTCGCCGAGGTCTCGCAGACCGTCACCCCGCAGGGGCTCGTCGGCGTCTGCCACTTCCTGGACTCGCCCTTCGAGGAGATCCTCGCGGCCCGGCCCCGGCTCGTCGCCGTCCTCGCCCACGTCCGCGACCCCGGGAACGCCGGCACCGTGCTGCGCTGCGCGGACGCGGCCGGCGCGGACGCTGTGGTGCTGACCGACGCCTCCGTCGACCTCTACAACCCCAAGTCCGTACGGGCCTCGGTCGGCTCCCTCTTCCACCTCCCGGTCGCCGTGGGCGTCCCGGTGGAGCAGGCCGTCGCGGGCTTGCGGGCGGCCGGCGTGCGGATCCTCGCGGCCGACGGGGCGGGCGAGGACGACCTCGACGCCGAACTGGACGCGGGCACCATGGGCACCCCCTCGGCCTGGGTCTTCGGCAACGAGGCCTGGGGCCTGCCGGAGGAGACCCGGGCCCTCGCCGACGCCGTCGTGCGCGTCCCGATCCACGGCAAGGCGGAGAGCCTGAACCTCGCCACGGCCGCCGCGGTGTGCCTGTACGCGTCCGCGCGAGCACAGCGGGCGCCCGGAGGGTGCCGCTCCGTGACCCCCAGCTAG
- a CDS encoding sensor histidine kinase, which translates to MTVGTNSSRGDADAAPAAGERFRAEPESRPESGSRPESASGSGARTRLPAPASGEPSAEGTAAPHGAGPEAGIDPDDLPDGLVVADAAGRVICFNRAAARMTAIDPAGALGTRIDRALPLEDLEGRRWWALTDPYGGLATRRGQPERNLLLPGGREVLVSARYVRTHPTGPLRRLVVTLRGTEARRRTERSHAELIATVAHELRSPLTSVKGFTATLLAKWERFTDDQKRLMLETVDADANRVTRLITELLDISRIDSGRLEVRRQPIDVATAVGRHVQALTANGQAPERFLVSVSRPLPDLWADPDKIDQILGNLLENAVRHGEGTVTIDVSPHEKGTAVTVSDEGPGIPEESMGRVFTRFWRGSKRGGTGLGLYIVKGIVEAHGGTITVGRGPGGGAEFRFILPVSAPAYLTQ; encoded by the coding sequence ATGACCGTCGGTACGAACAGCTCGCGCGGGGACGCGGACGCCGCGCCCGCGGCCGGGGAGCGGTTCCGGGCCGAGCCCGAGTCCCGGCCAGAGTCCGGATCCCGCCCCGAGTCCGCGTCCGGGTCCGGCGCCCGTACGCGGCTCCCCGCGCCGGCGAGTGGGGAACCGTCCGCCGAGGGGACCGCCGCGCCGCACGGCGCGGGTCCGGAGGCCGGCATCGACCCCGACGACCTGCCCGACGGACTCGTCGTCGCCGACGCCGCCGGCCGCGTCATCTGCTTCAACCGGGCCGCGGCCCGCATGACCGCCATCGACCCGGCCGGCGCGCTCGGCACCCGCATCGACCGGGCCCTGCCGCTGGAGGACCTCGAAGGCCGCCGCTGGTGGGCCCTGACCGACCCTTACGGCGGGCTGGCCACCCGGCGCGGGCAGCCCGAGCGGAACCTGCTGCTGCCGGGCGGCCGCGAGGTGCTCGTCTCCGCCCGCTACGTCCGCACCCACCCCACCGGCCCGCTGCGCCGGCTCGTGGTCACCCTGCGCGGCACCGAGGCCCGGCGGCGCACCGAGCGCAGCCACGCCGAGCTGATCGCCACGGTCGCGCACGAGCTGCGCTCCCCGCTCACCTCCGTCAAGGGGTTCACCGCGACCCTGCTCGCCAAGTGGGAGCGGTTCACCGACGACCAGAAGCGGCTGATGCTGGAGACCGTGGACGCCGACGCCAACCGCGTCACCCGGCTGATCACCGAGCTCCTCGACATCTCGCGGATCGACTCCGGGCGGCTGGAGGTGCGCCGCCAGCCGATCGACGTCGCCACCGCCGTCGGCCGCCACGTCCAGGCCCTGACCGCGAACGGCCAGGCCCCCGAGCGGTTCCTCGTCAGCGTCAGCCGCCCGCTGCCCGACCTGTGGGCCGACCCCGACAAGATCGACCAGATCCTCGGCAACCTCCTCGAAAATGCGGTGCGCCACGGTGAGGGAACCGTCACCATCGACGTATCGCCGCACGAGAAGGGAACCGCCGTCACCGTGTCCGACGAAGGCCCCGGGATTCCCGAGGAGTCGATGGGCCGCGTCTTCACCCGCTTCTGGCGGGGCAGCAAGCGCGGCGGCACCGGGCTGGGCCTGTACATCGTCAAGGGCATCGTGGAGGCCCACGGCGGCACCATCACGGTCGGCCGCGGCCCCGGTGGCGGCGCCGAGTTCCGATTTATCCTGCCCGTGAGCGCCCCGGCCTACCTCACGCAGTAG